The stretch of DNA TCGGCTTCGGGATGGCGCACGCCGCCGGCGTCGCCCTCCGGAAACGCCACGCCCATGCGCCGCGCCTCGCGCCGGCAGCAGTCCCACACTTCGGTGGTGATTCCCGTCAGCGTGATCGTGGGGCAGGCCATCAGTTCGATTCCCGGGTGATGTGGATGGGTGGATGCGGGACGGGCGGGGCGGCAAACGGAATGCCGTGGCGCGCCGGAACGTCGATTGCAAAGTGCCGCTGCCGACGGTTGCGGGCGGGATGGATGGCGCACGCGGACGCACACCAGGGGAGAACCGATGCGATACGATAAGGGATTCGGCCGGGGATACGACCGCGGAATGCAGGGCCAGCGGCCGCGCGGATACGACTTCGGGCTGCGCGGATACAGCCAGACGGCCAGCCGCCGCCCCGTGCACATGCGCGTGTACGACCGGGACTTCGGCGGGCGAGGCGGGATGGGCGGGGGAGGGATGAGCGGCGCCGCGGGGAGCTACGATGCGCCGTACCGCGGGCATCCCACGTACAACAACCGGGTGACGCAGCGGTACAACCGCGAGTACGTGAATCCCCAGCCCAATCAGTACCGCGAGAATCACAACGCGTTCGGCGGCGACTTCGACCAGCGCATCGTGGACAGCACGGGGTACTGGCGTCCGTACAACACCACCGGTGGATCCAGCACCATGCGCGGCGGCGGCCTGCCGATGGGGTGGGAGCGCGAGGCGGCCTACGGCCGCTACGACGAAGAGTTCCGCGGATACGGCCGCGACTTCTACGGCCCCATGCGCTGATTGCAAAGGACCAGGCGCGACAGGCGGAGTTCGCGGGCGGCCCCCACCCGGGCCGGCACCACCGGCCCACCCTCCCCCAAAAAAGACTGGGGGAGGGTTGGGGGAAGAGGAACGGTTCAGTGCGGGAGGCGGAAATTAGCACCGCGGACAGTATCCTGAGCGAATGAATCCGCCGCTCCAGAAGCGGGAACCCCCGACACGTTGCCCACAGGCGCCGTTCGGGGCTTCAACTGCATCAGGAACACACACCGCGTCGGCCGCAGTCCGCGCAGGCGGACTTCGTGTTCTTCGAGGCGCGGTTTCAACCGCCGGACGCAGGCCCGCGAACGCGCCCCGAATCCATTCCCCCACCGAACTGGGGTGTGCTCCCTCTCCCACATCCGTTCGTGGGAGAGGGTCGTCGTGCGCAGCACGCGGGGTGAGGGCCACACCGTCCGGACGCACGAATGGCTGGTCACACAGACAGTCAACCCGATCATCCTCATCCCGCCGCCGCACAGAAAGGCCCCGGACGCCAATGCGGCGTCCGGGGCCTTTCCGTCCATCAGGTGAAAAGATCAATCGTGGTGCCGGTCGCGATCAGGCGGCGCCACGGCGGGATGATCGCCCGCCGCGCTGATCCACGCGCAACCGGCGGCGGCGTCCGCGCCGCTGCTTCCATCCATCCAGCGACACGACCTTGTCATCATCCGCCTCGCCCACGGACTGCATGTGATCGCCGTCTTCAGCGCGGTGCGAGCGGCGGCGTTCGCGCTCCAGTTCTTCCAGCACGCGCTCGGCCGGTGCCTCCCACACCAGCGCCAGCATGCCGATGAGCGCCGCCATCCCCCGCGTGATGGTGGCGCCGTTCAGCCCGCCGCTCCCCTGCAGCGTCGCGGGAAGCAGGCAGCTGGGCGCCTCGGGACAGGTGCGGTCGCGCGTCCTTTCCAGCCGCACCGCCGCCGCCGTGACAATGCGGCGCGCGGCGTACCTCCGCCGGTGCAGCCGCCGGCCGGCGCACAGCCGGTCCAGCTGCGTGCGCCACGGCTGGTCGCCCGCGGAGCTTTCCGCCAGCAGCCACACGGCGGCGTAGACCTCCGCGAACACGCGGATGTCAATCTGGCGGGCGGTTGGTTGATCGAGAGTGGAGAGGTATTCCAGAAACGCCAGGATGCGCCCGGGACGGGCGAGGAGAAAGAGAACGACTTCCTGGCAGCCCCGCCGCTGGTTGCAGTCGGCGCAGGC from Longimicrobium terrae encodes:
- a CDS encoding HNH endonuclease — protein: MRGNGSGGALQRELEHRIRNGRCVYCRAPAAPDRPLTREHVIPQARGGRRRDARIIVPACADCNQRRGCQEVVLFLLARPGRILAFLEYLSTLDQPTARQIDIRVFAEVYAAVWLLAESSAGDQPWRTQLDRLCAGRRLHRRRYAARRIVTAAAVRLERTRDRTCPEAPSCLLPATLQGSGGLNGATITRGMAALIGMLALVWEAPAERVLEELERERRRSHRAEDGDHMQSVGEADDDKVVSLDGWKQRRGRRRRLRVDQRGGRSSRRGAA